One region of Chryseobacterium sp. C-71 genomic DNA includes:
- the atpH gene encoding ATP synthase F1 subunit delta gives MLTSKVAKRYAQGLLDFTNESGQTNAVFAEMKDVKKLMSESEDLNKFFKTPYIDAKKKEDVAKEIFKGFSPVSQNLITLVIRHRRENHLKNIAQEFINKVEDINGVQRITLTTATQLSKENVDQILKSTDLVKAGSNFDLNLTINPDILGGYILRVGDQQIDASVKSKLNNIKKDFHLN, from the coding sequence ATGCTTACATCTAAAGTAGCTAAAAGATACGCACAAGGTTTGCTGGATTTCACAAACGAATCCGGACAGACTAATGCTGTATTTGCTGAAATGAAAGATGTTAAGAAACTGATGTCTGAATCTGAGGATTTGAACAAATTTTTCAAGACGCCTTACATCGATGCAAAAAAGAAAGAGGACGTTGCTAAAGAGATTTTTAAAGGTTTTTCACCCGTTTCTCAGAATTTGATTACTTTAGTGATCAGACATCGTCGTGAAAATCATTTGAAAAATATTGCTCAGGAATTCATCAATAAAGTTGAAGATATCAATGGAGTACAGAGAATTACTCTTACTACTGCGACTCAGCTTTCTAAAGAAAACGTTGACCAGATTTTAAAATCTACAGATTTAGTAAAAGCAGGTTCAAACTTTGACTTAAATCTTACCATCAATCCTGATATTTTAGGAGGATATATTTTAAGAGTAGGTGATCAGCAGATCGATGCATCTGTGAAATCTAAGCTTAATAATATCAAAAAAGATTTTCATTTAAATTAA
- the atpA gene encoding F0F1 ATP synthase subunit alpha yields the protein MAEINPAEVSAILKQQLANFDTQSNVEEVGTVLTIGDGIARVYGLENVQYGELVKFASDVEGIVLNLEEDNVGVALLGESKLVREGDTVRRTNRISSIKVGEGMLGRVVDTLGNPIDGKGPIAGELYEMPLERKAPGVIYRQPVTEPLQTGIVAIDSMIPVGRGQRELIIGDRQTGKTTVAIDTIINQKEFFDAGNPVYCIYVAIGQKASTVAQIVKTLSDKGALAYTVIVAANASDPVPMQVYSAMAGASIGEFFRDTGRPALIIYDDLSKQAVAYRELSLLLRRPPGREAYPGDVFYLHSRLLERAAKVIADDTIASQMNDLPESLRPIVKGGGSLTALPIIETQAGDVSAYIPTNVISITDGQIFLETDLFNSGVRPAINVGISVSRVGGNAQIKSMKKVSGTLKLDQAQYKELEAFAKFGSDLDASTLAVISKGERNVELLKQPVNSPLPVDTQVAMIYAGTENLMRNVPVKKVKEFQEEYIAFLRSKHPETMAAIKAGKIDNDITGVLKQAANDLASKYN from the coding sequence ATGGCAGAAATAAATCCGGCAGAAGTATCTGCGATCTTAAAACAACAGTTGGCCAACTTCGACACTCAATCTAATGTTGAGGAAGTAGGTACAGTTTTGACCATCGGTGATGGTATTGCTCGTGTTTACGGGTTAGAAAATGTACAGTACGGTGAGTTGGTAAAATTTGCTAGCGATGTAGAAGGTATCGTACTAAACTTAGAAGAAGACAACGTAGGTGTGGCTCTTTTAGGTGAAAGTAAATTGGTAAGAGAAGGAGATACAGTAAGAAGAACAAACAGAATCTCTTCTATCAAAGTAGGAGAAGGTATGTTAGGTAGAGTAGTTGATACTCTTGGTAATCCAATCGATGGTAAAGGACCTATCGCAGGTGAATTGTACGAAATGCCATTGGAAAGAAAAGCTCCGGGGGTTATCTACAGACAGCCGGTAACAGAGCCTTTACAGACAGGTATCGTTGCGATTGACTCAATGATCCCAGTAGGAAGAGGTCAAAGAGAGTTGATCATTGGTGACAGACAGACAGGTAAAACTACTGTTGCGATTGATACAATCATCAACCAAAAAGAATTTTTTGATGCTGGTAATCCAGTATATTGTATATATGTTGCCATCGGGCAGAAAGCTTCTACAGTTGCTCAGATTGTAAAAACTTTATCTGATAAAGGTGCTTTAGCTTACACAGTAATTGTTGCTGCTAATGCTTCAGATCCGGTTCCTATGCAGGTTTATTCTGCAATGGCTGGTGCTTCTATCGGTGAGTTCTTCAGAGACACTGGTAGACCGGCGTTGATCATTTATGATGATTTATCTAAACAAGCGGTTGCTTACCGTGAGCTTTCTCTGCTATTGAGAAGACCACCGGGCCGTGAAGCTTACCCAGGAGACGTTTTCTATCTTCACTCAAGATTATTGGAAAGAGCTGCAAAAGTGATTGCTGATGATACTATTGCAAGCCAAATGAATGATTTACCTGAGTCTTTAAGACCAATCGTAAAAGGTGGCGGGTCATTAACCGCACTTCCAATTATCGAAACTCAGGCGGGTGACGTTTCTGCATACATCCCAACAAACGTAATCTCTATTACAGACGGACAGATTTTCTTGGAAACTGACTTGTTCAACTCAGGAGTTCGTCCAGCAATCAACGTAGGTATCTCGGTATCTAGAGTTGGAGGTAATGCTCAGATCAAATCAATGAAGAAAGTTTCTGGTACTCTTAAATTAGACCAGGCTCAGTATAAAGAATTGGAAGCGTTTGCTAAATTCGGTTCAGACCTTGATGCTTCTACTTTAGCGGTTATCTCTAAAGGAGAAAGAAACGTTGAGTTGTTGAAGCAGCCGGTAAACTCTCCACTTCCTGTAGATACTCAGGTGGCAATGATTTATGCTGGTACAGAGAACTTGATGAGAAACGTTCCTGTTAAAAAAGTAAAAGAATTCCAAGAAGAATATATCGCTTTCCTAAGATCTAAGCACCCAGAGACTATGGCTGCTATCAAAGCCGGGAAAATCGATAACGATATCACAGGTGTTCTTAAGCAGGCTGCTAATGATTTAGCTTCTAAATATAACTAA